In a single window of the Mugil cephalus isolate CIBA_MC_2020 chromosome 6, CIBA_Mcephalus_1.1, whole genome shotgun sequence genome:
- the dazap1 gene encoding DAZ-associated protein 1 isoform X3: MNNNLVGDEVGKLFVGGLDWSTTQETLRNYFSQYGEVVDCVIMKDKTTNQSRGFGFVKFKDPNCVRTVLETKPHNLDGRNIDPKPCTPRGMQPEKSRTKEGWKGSKADSNKSKKIFVGGIPHNCGEPELRDYFNRFGVVTEVVMIYDAEKQRPRGFGFITFEAEQSVDQAVNMHFHDIMGKKVEVKKAEPRDSKAPGQLGPGQWAPRGILSAANGWTAQPAQGWQQPYGPQGVWVSTTGQPIGGYGPPLSAARGTPTQPPSPFNAAFLVTAPAGGFAAPQGYPQQGYTTAPQFGYSFGTPQADQYAPQVPPPPTTPGTAPLGFAPATTPTQDLSKAPTGQPDFPYSQYGYGQDLTAFGHSFADPSQQTASYGAPTAQPAAAPQPAATAFGRGQNHNVQGFHPYRR, encoded by the exons ATGAACAACAACTTAGTCGGAGATGAAGTCGG GAAACTTTTTGTGGGTGGATTAGACTGGAGCACCACACAAG AGACGCTGAGAAACTACTTCTCACAGTATGGCGAAGTGGTAGATTGTGTCATCATGAAGGACAAAACTACAAATCAGTCGCGAGGCTTCGGCTTTGTTAAATTCAAAGACCCCAATTGTGTACGGACAGTGCTGGAGACAAAGCCACATAATCTTGATGGAAGAAAT ATTGACCCGAAGCCATGCACTCCCAGAGGAATGCAACCTGAAAAGTCTCGAACCAAGGAGGGCTGG aAGGGCAGCAAAGCCGATAGCAATAAATCAAAGAAGATATTTGTAGGTGGAATCCCCCATAACTGCGGCGAGCCTGAACTCAGGGACTATTTCAATAGATTCGGAGTG GTCACAGAGGTGGTAATGATCTATGACGCGGAGAAGCAGAGGCCCCGAG GTTTTGGATTTATTACTTTCGAGGCCGAACAATCAGTGGACCAGGCTGTCAACATGCATTTTCACGACATCATGGGCAAAAAA GTGGAAGTAAAGAAGGCCGAACCTCGTGACAGCAAAGCTCCTGGGCAGCTTGGCCCTGGCCAGTGGGCACCCAGGGGCATCTTGAGTGCAGCTAATGGTTGGACGGCACAGCCTGCCCAGGGCTGGCAACAGCCTTACGGGCCACAGG GAGTGTGGGTGTCGACTACTGGCCAGCCCATAG GCGGGTATGGACCTCCGTTGTCAGCAGCCCGGGGAACCCCCACACAGCCTCCATCACCTTTCAACGCTGCATTCCTGGTCACGGCCCCGGCGGGCGGCTTCGCTGCACCTCAGGGTTACCCTCAGCAGGGCTACACCACAGCACCTCAGTTTG GTTACAGTTTCGGCACACCCCAAGCAGACCAGTATGCTCCAcaggttcctcctcctcccaccactCCAGGAACTGCACCGCTGGGCTTTGCCCCCGCCACCACACCAACTCAGGACTTGAGCAAAGCTCCCACTGGGCAGCCTGACTTCCCTTATAGCCAGTATG GGTACGGTCAGGATCTAACAGCGTTCGGACACAGCTTCGCAGACCCCAGCCAGCAGACGGCCTCGTACGGAGCTCCGACAGCACAACCCGCCGCCGCTCCTCAGCCCGCCGCAACCGCCTTCGGCAGAGGGCAGAACCACAACGTACAGGGCTTCCACCCGTATCGACGCTGA
- the dazap1 gene encoding DAZ-associated protein 1 isoform X1 encodes MNNNLVGDEVGKLFVGGLDWSTTQETLRNYFSQYGEVVDCVIMKDKTTNQSRGFGFVKFKDPNCVRTVLETKPHNLDGRNIDPKPCTPRGMQPEKSRTKEGWKGSKADSNKSKKIFVGGIPHNCGEPELRDYFNRFGVVTEVVMIYDAEKQRPRGFGFITFEAEQSVDQAVNMHFHDIMGKKVEVKKAEPRDSKAPGQLGPGQWAPRGILSAANGWTAQPAQGWQQPYGPQGVWVSTTGQPIGGYGPPLSAARGTPTQPPSPFNAAFLVTAPAGGFAAPQGYPQQGYTTAPQFGYSFGTPQADQYAPQVPPPPTTPGTAPLGFAPATTPTQDLSKAPTGQPDFPYSQYGLGNYPQDPSAYGPTRPSHSYGQDEQGGYSAGYGQDLTAFGHSFADPSQQTASYGAPTAQPAAAPQPAATAFGRGQNHNVQGFHPYRR; translated from the exons ATGAACAACAACTTAGTCGGAGATGAAGTCGG GAAACTTTTTGTGGGTGGATTAGACTGGAGCACCACACAAG AGACGCTGAGAAACTACTTCTCACAGTATGGCGAAGTGGTAGATTGTGTCATCATGAAGGACAAAACTACAAATCAGTCGCGAGGCTTCGGCTTTGTTAAATTCAAAGACCCCAATTGTGTACGGACAGTGCTGGAGACAAAGCCACATAATCTTGATGGAAGAAAT ATTGACCCGAAGCCATGCACTCCCAGAGGAATGCAACCTGAAAAGTCTCGAACCAAGGAGGGCTGG aAGGGCAGCAAAGCCGATAGCAATAAATCAAAGAAGATATTTGTAGGTGGAATCCCCCATAACTGCGGCGAGCCTGAACTCAGGGACTATTTCAATAGATTCGGAGTG GTCACAGAGGTGGTAATGATCTATGACGCGGAGAAGCAGAGGCCCCGAG GTTTTGGATTTATTACTTTCGAGGCCGAACAATCAGTGGACCAGGCTGTCAACATGCATTTTCACGACATCATGGGCAAAAAA GTGGAAGTAAAGAAGGCCGAACCTCGTGACAGCAAAGCTCCTGGGCAGCTTGGCCCTGGCCAGTGGGCACCCAGGGGCATCTTGAGTGCAGCTAATGGTTGGACGGCACAGCCTGCCCAGGGCTGGCAACAGCCTTACGGGCCACAGG GAGTGTGGGTGTCGACTACTGGCCAGCCCATAG GCGGGTATGGACCTCCGTTGTCAGCAGCCCGGGGAACCCCCACACAGCCTCCATCACCTTTCAACGCTGCATTCCTGGTCACGGCCCCGGCGGGCGGCTTCGCTGCACCTCAGGGTTACCCTCAGCAGGGCTACACCACAGCACCTCAGTTTG GTTACAGTTTCGGCACACCCCAAGCAGACCAGTATGCTCCAcaggttcctcctcctcccaccactCCAGGAACTGCACCGCTGGGCTTTGCCCCCGCCACCACACCAACTCAGGACTTGAGCAAAGCTCCCACTGGGCAGCCTGACTTCCCTTATAGCCAGTATG GCTTGGGTAACTACCCTCAGGACCCCTCTGCCTACGGACCAACGCGTCCTTCTCACAGTTATGGTCAGGATGAGCAGGGAGGATATAGTGCAG GGTACGGTCAGGATCTAACAGCGTTCGGACACAGCTTCGCAGACCCCAGCCAGCAGACGGCCTCGTACGGAGCTCCGACAGCACAACCCGCCGCCGCTCCTCAGCCCGCCGCAACCGCCTTCGGCAGAGGGCAGAACCACAACGTACAGGGCTTCCACCCGTATCGACGCTGA
- the dazap1 gene encoding DAZ-associated protein 1 isoform X2, translating into MNNNLVGDEVGKLFVGGLDWSTTQETLRNYFSQYGEVVDCVIMKDKTTNQSRGFGFVKFKDPNCVRTVLETKPHNLDGRNIDPKPCTPRGMQPEKSRTKEGWGSKADSNKSKKIFVGGIPHNCGEPELRDYFNRFGVVTEVVMIYDAEKQRPRGFGFITFEAEQSVDQAVNMHFHDIMGKKVEVKKAEPRDSKAPGQLGPGQWAPRGILSAANGWTAQPAQGWQQPYGPQGVWVSTTGQPIGGYGPPLSAARGTPTQPPSPFNAAFLVTAPAGGFAAPQGYPQQGYTTAPQFGYSFGTPQADQYAPQVPPPPTTPGTAPLGFAPATTPTQDLSKAPTGQPDFPYSQYGLGNYPQDPSAYGPTRPSHSYGQDEQGGYSAGYGQDLTAFGHSFADPSQQTASYGAPTAQPAAAPQPAATAFGRGQNHNVQGFHPYRR; encoded by the exons ATGAACAACAACTTAGTCGGAGATGAAGTCGG GAAACTTTTTGTGGGTGGATTAGACTGGAGCACCACACAAG AGACGCTGAGAAACTACTTCTCACAGTATGGCGAAGTGGTAGATTGTGTCATCATGAAGGACAAAACTACAAATCAGTCGCGAGGCTTCGGCTTTGTTAAATTCAAAGACCCCAATTGTGTACGGACAGTGCTGGAGACAAAGCCACATAATCTTGATGGAAGAAAT ATTGACCCGAAGCCATGCACTCCCAGAGGAATGCAACCTGAAAAGTCTCGAACCAAGGAGGGCTGG GGCAGCAAAGCCGATAGCAATAAATCAAAGAAGATATTTGTAGGTGGAATCCCCCATAACTGCGGCGAGCCTGAACTCAGGGACTATTTCAATAGATTCGGAGTG GTCACAGAGGTGGTAATGATCTATGACGCGGAGAAGCAGAGGCCCCGAG GTTTTGGATTTATTACTTTCGAGGCCGAACAATCAGTGGACCAGGCTGTCAACATGCATTTTCACGACATCATGGGCAAAAAA GTGGAAGTAAAGAAGGCCGAACCTCGTGACAGCAAAGCTCCTGGGCAGCTTGGCCCTGGCCAGTGGGCACCCAGGGGCATCTTGAGTGCAGCTAATGGTTGGACGGCACAGCCTGCCCAGGGCTGGCAACAGCCTTACGGGCCACAGG GAGTGTGGGTGTCGACTACTGGCCAGCCCATAG GCGGGTATGGACCTCCGTTGTCAGCAGCCCGGGGAACCCCCACACAGCCTCCATCACCTTTCAACGCTGCATTCCTGGTCACGGCCCCGGCGGGCGGCTTCGCTGCACCTCAGGGTTACCCTCAGCAGGGCTACACCACAGCACCTCAGTTTG GTTACAGTTTCGGCACACCCCAAGCAGACCAGTATGCTCCAcaggttcctcctcctcccaccactCCAGGAACTGCACCGCTGGGCTTTGCCCCCGCCACCACACCAACTCAGGACTTGAGCAAAGCTCCCACTGGGCAGCCTGACTTCCCTTATAGCCAGTATG GCTTGGGTAACTACCCTCAGGACCCCTCTGCCTACGGACCAACGCGTCCTTCTCACAGTTATGGTCAGGATGAGCAGGGAGGATATAGTGCAG GGTACGGTCAGGATCTAACAGCGTTCGGACACAGCTTCGCAGACCCCAGCCAGCAGACGGCCTCGTACGGAGCTCCGACAGCACAACCCGCCGCCGCTCCTCAGCCCGCCGCAACCGCCTTCGGCAGAGGGCAGAACCACAACGTACAGGGCTTCCACCCGTATCGACGCTGA